A window of Pseudomonas denitrificans (nom. rej.) genomic DNA:
GCTGGGCCAAGTCGCACAGCTTCCACACCGGCCAGACCCCGGTGATGAAGTACAACCGTCAGCTGATGCAGGCGATCATGTGGGACCGTATCAAGATCGCCGACGTCGTCGGGGTGGAAGTCATCACCCTCGACCAGGCGCCCAAGGGCTATGGCGAGTTCGATGCCGGCGTGCCGAAGAAATTCGTCATCGACCCGCACAGCCTGTTCAGCGCAGCCTGACAGCGCAGCTTAACCCCCGGCCGCGACTCCACTTCCGCGGCCGTCTCTCCAGGGGAGCCGCAAGGCTCCCTTTTTTTCTGCCCGCAGGTTAGAGCCCGTTCCTGCCAGATATTCCTCCGCTCAGGTCGACCCTCACCCTAACCCTCTCCCAAAGGGAGAGGGGACCGTGCGGTGGAGGATGAAACCGCAGCTTCAGCCGGCACGGTCTGCTCCCTCTCCCTGAGGGAGAGGGCTGGGGTGAGGGGGACGCGCAAACACGAAGCTACCCGGGGAAGAACCGTTGCTCCTGCAAGTATCAGGGCTTGGGCGCAGGGCAGTTGAAGTCGCCTTCCTGGCAGTCGGACAGCATCTGCAATTCCTTGATGCGGTTGTCGGTCATGGCCTTCAGGCAATTGCTGTAGGCCATGGGGTAGCCCGAACCACCCTTGGCGCCGGCCGTCTCGAACTGGCAGCTGAGATCGCGGTAGTTCAGCCAGGCCTTCTGCGCGGCGGTCAGGGCCTTCCTCTGTCCGGCATCCAGGCGCTGGCGGTACTGCCCGTTGAGGTCGTTGAGGCGCTTGTCGCTGGCCTTGTAGGCGGCGCCGGTGCAGGCATTGATCTCGGCCTGGGTCTGGGCGTCGGCGCAGTCGTCGGCGAGGGCCGCAGCGCTGAGGACCAGCAGCGGCAAGGAGAGCAGCAGAGCTTTCATGGGCGGATCGTCCTGACGTTCGATCCGCCCACTCTAGCAGTGTCAGCCGAGCAGCCTGGCCGCCATCCGCTCCAGCGCCTGGCGCTGGAAGGCGCGGAAGTCCGCGTCGGGCTGCTGGCCTTCGAGCATCGGCAGGAAGGGATCGACCACCTCGGTGCGCACGCCGGCCATTTCCTCGATCACCGCGTGGCCGCAGAACGGCACGTAGGCTTCCGCGTAGCCGCCTTCGTGCACCACCACCAGACGCCCTTCGCACAGGCGTTCGGCGGCGTCGCGCACGGCGGCGGTCATGAAGCGGAAGGTCTCGCTGTGGGCGAGCATGCGCGCCAGCGGGTCCACGCCGTTGGCGTCGAAGCCGCTGGCAACCACGATCAGCTCGGGCTGGAAGCGTTCCAGCGCCGGCACGATGATGGTCTCCATCGCCACGCGGTAGGCGTCGTCACCGCTGCCCGGATAGAGCGGCACGTTGAGGTTGTAGCCCTTGCCCGCACCCTCGCCGATGTCACCCACCGCACCGGTGCCGGTGGGGTAGCAGTCGGCCTGGTGGATCGACAGGGTCAGCACGTCGTCGCGGTTGTAGAAGATCGCCTCGGTGCCGTTGCCGTGGTGCACGTCCCAGTCGAGCACCGCCACGCGCTGGATGCCGTGGCGCGCCTTGGCCGTCTCCACCGCCACGGCGATGTTCGCCAGGTAGCAGAAACCCATGCCGCGATCCGGCAGGCAGTGGTGGCCCGGCGGACGGGACAGCGCGTAGGCGTTGTCCAGTTCGCCGCGCAGCACCGCATCCACCGCGGCGATGGTCAGGCCGGCGGACTGCCGGGCGATGTCGTAGGTGCCATGGCTGACCATGGTTTCCTCGCCCATGTCGCCGTGGCCGACTTCGCTGTAGGCCTTGAAGCGCTCCAGGTAGCTGGCCGGGTGTACCCGCAGCAGGTCTTCCTCGCTGGCCAGCGGCGCGCTGGACAGGTGCAGCTGAGCGCTCAGCCCGGAGACGTCCATCAGGCTTTTCAGGCGGCGCTTGCTCTCCGGCGACTCGGCGTGGCCGCCGCCCACCGGCGGCTGCAACCAGCCACCGACGGGAAGGATCAGCGCGTGCAGCCCGGTCGCGTGCCAGAAGCAGCGCTCGTCGAAGAAGAACCCGGTACGACGACTCATGCGCGAGCCGCCTTCAGGGCACGCTGGCGCTTGCGGCTGAACAGCCAGTAGACCGGCGAGACCACGCCCAGGCCGACCACCCAGGAGATGTCCGCACCGTTCATGGCCTGCGCGGCGGCGCCGGTGTAGAGCGCGGTGGACATGAACGGAACCTGCACCA
This region includes:
- a CDS encoding lysozyme inhibitor LprI family protein; translation: MKALLLSLPLLVLSAAALADDCADAQTQAEINACTGAAYKASDKRLNDLNGQYRQRLDAGQRKALTAAQKAWLNYRDLSCQFETAGAKGGSGYPMAYSNCLKAMTDNRIKELQMLSDCQEGDFNCPAPKP
- a CDS encoding class II histone deacetylase, coding for MSRRTGFFFDERCFWHATGLHALILPVGGWLQPPVGGGHAESPESKRRLKSLMDVSGLSAQLHLSSAPLASEEDLLRVHPASYLERFKAYSEVGHGDMGEETMVSHGTYDIARQSAGLTIAAVDAVLRGELDNAYALSRPPGHHCLPDRGMGFCYLANIAVAVETAKARHGIQRVAVLDWDVHHGNGTEAIFYNRDDVLTLSIHQADCYPTGTGAVGDIGEGAGKGYNLNVPLYPGSGDDAYRVAMETIIVPALERFQPELIVVASGFDANGVDPLARMLAHSETFRFMTAAVRDAAERLCEGRLVVVHEGGYAEAYVPFCGHAVIEEMAGVRTEVVDPFLPMLEGQQPDADFRAFQRQALERMAARLLG